One stretch of Pirellulales bacterium DNA includes these proteins:
- a CDS encoding thioredoxin family protein, with translation MSTVALLMMNMMLASEQPRTYAEAYRQTNENGKPLVVLVGTKWCPGCIKMKEEVIPQMQEHGTLSKVNFTEVDAETDTELAGQLLNGRKLPQLVMFIKTDSGWKKTQMVGAKSEAEIDAFLQNNMAKPTVRFSSVQTPAR, from the coding sequence GTGTCCACAGTAGCTTTGTTGATGATGAACATGATGCTAGCCAGCGAACAGCCCCGCACTTATGCCGAGGCTTATCGCCAAACCAATGAAAATGGCAAGCCTCTGGTGGTGTTGGTAGGAACCAAATGGTGCCCCGGTTGCATCAAGATGAAGGAAGAAGTCATTCCACAAATGCAAGAGCATGGAACCCTGTCCAAGGTCAACTTTACAGAGGTCGACGCCGAGACCGACACCGAATTGGCCGGACAATTACTAAACGGCCGCAAATTGCCCCAATTGGTCATGTTTATCAAAACTGATTCCGGCTGGAAAAAAACGCAGATGGTCGGAGCCAAGTCTGAGGCCGAAATCGACGCTTTCTTACAAAATAACATGGCCAAACCAACAGTCCGCTTTAGCAGTGTGCAAACTCCAGCTAGGTAA
- a CDS encoding winged helix DNA-binding protein — translation MKTVPTTIESSDAGLICLLRNQGPQSISQISQSMNVTATAVRQRLARLMSLGLIVRKPWKAPRGRPGHHYTLTEEGLRSGSNNFADLTIVIWQEIRDIRDPQIRTGLLQRLAQRFAKEYAPRVQGSSLRERLESIARIFTEKSIPFNVETATFESPSKNNVISTSDPDNKVSGTNSASLTPNSSALPILTAHACPYPALAEQDRGICAVENLMLSELVGQRMKLTECRLDGGACCRFETSP, via the coding sequence ATGAAAACTGTGCCAACAACCATCGAAAGTTCTGACGCCGGACTGATTTGCCTGTTGCGCAATCAGGGTCCACAGAGTATTTCACAAATCTCGCAGTCCATGAATGTTACAGCTACGGCTGTGCGTCAGCGGTTGGCACGACTGATGAGTTTGGGTTTGATTGTCAGAAAACCTTGGAAAGCTCCTCGCGGACGTCCTGGGCATCATTACACCCTGACCGAAGAAGGATTACGGAGCGGAAGTAACAACTTTGCCGATTTAACGATCGTCATTTGGCAAGAAATTCGGGACATCCGTGACCCCCAAATTCGCACGGGCTTACTCCAGCGTCTGGCCCAGCGATTTGCCAAGGAATATGCCCCGCGGGTGCAAGGATCATCCCTTCGGGAACGATTAGAGTCGATCGCCCGCATTTTTACCGAAAAAAGCATTCCTTTTAACGTGGAGACCGCCACCTTCGAGTCACCCAGTAAAAACAACGTTATTAGCACAAGTGATCCAGATAATAAGGTTAGCGGGACAAATAGTGCATCGCTAACCCCAAATTCATCCGCTTTGCCGATCCTCACCGCCCATGCATGCCCTTACCCGGCACTGGCAGAACAGGATCGGGGAATTTGCGCGGTGGAAAATTTGATGTTAAGCGAGTTAGTGGGCCAACGGATGAAACTAACAGAGTGCCGGTTAGACGGCGGGGCCTGTTGCCGCTTTGAAACCTCGCCTTAG
- a CDS encoding transcriptional repressor → MTTEYKLETVQVALTPLARFEEFLQSRGKRVTQQRRIIVQQVAARHEHFDADQLLADLLQTEHKEHVSRPTVYRTLSEMVDAGLLRKMTLNGRAVYEHDYGYPQHDHLHCTDCDKLIEFQSSELQELRESVAKQYQFRVSGHRWIITGVCLECRISKQRKRKLDLV, encoded by the coding sequence ATGACGACAGAATACAAATTAGAAACGGTGCAGGTTGCGTTGACACCTTTGGCTCGTTTTGAAGAGTTTTTGCAAAGTCGTGGAAAACGAGTCACCCAGCAGCGAAGAATCATCGTGCAACAGGTCGCTGCGCGACATGAGCATTTTGACGCGGATCAACTCTTGGCGGACTTATTGCAAACAGAACATAAGGAACATGTCAGCCGGCCCACTGTCTATCGGACACTTTCGGAAATGGTCGATGCCGGGCTCTTACGCAAGATGACCTTGAATGGGCGGGCCGTCTATGAGCATGACTACGGCTACCCCCAACATGATCATCTCCACTGCACGGATTGTGATAAATTAATTGAATTCCAAAGTTCCGAACTACAGGAATTGAGGGAATCAGTCGCCAAGCAGTACCAGTTTCGTGTAAGCGGCCACCGCTGGATTATCACGGGTGTTTGCTTGGAATGCCGAATCTCAAAGCAAAGAAAGCGCAAGCTGGATTTAGTGTAA